Proteins encoded in a region of the bacterium (Candidatus Blackallbacteria) CG13_big_fil_rev_8_21_14_2_50_49_14 genome:
- the lipA gene encoding lipoyl synthase, with the protein MLTDRPLSRQPKPPWLKVRLAGGENYAHLKQILRERELNTVCEEARCPNIGECWGGGTATFMLMGDTCTRGCRFCAVKTAKRGQPLDADEPQKVAEAIAAMDLDYVVLTSVDRDDLPDGGAGHFAQTVEAIRLAHPRILIEVLIPDFQEDPAALDRLIAAKPDVIAHNLETVARLSKQVRDAKASYQGSLNVLAYIKQKDPSRYTKSALMLGLGETDAEVEQALNDLRAYQTDILTIGQYLQPTSKHLPVLDFIPPEKFAEWQKICEDKGFLYTASGPLVRSSYRAGELFVKNLLLKEKNDD; encoded by the coding sequence ATGCTTACGGATCGTCCCCTCTCTCGTCAGCCCAAACCGCCCTGGCTCAAGGTTCGCCTTGCCGGAGGAGAAAATTACGCACACCTGAAGCAAATTTTGCGTGAGCGTGAACTCAATACGGTCTGTGAAGAGGCCCGTTGCCCCAATATTGGAGAATGTTGGGGCGGCGGAACGGCCACTTTTATGTTGATGGGAGACACCTGTACCCGAGGTTGTCGTTTTTGCGCCGTCAAAACAGCCAAACGCGGTCAACCCCTGGATGCAGATGAACCTCAAAAAGTCGCTGAAGCCATCGCGGCCATGGATCTTGACTACGTAGTTTTAACCTCCGTGGATCGCGATGACCTTCCCGATGGGGGAGCTGGACATTTTGCCCAAACCGTAGAAGCCATTCGACTTGCCCACCCCCGTATTTTAATCGAAGTTTTGATTCCTGATTTTCAGGAAGATCCTGCCGCTTTGGATCGCTTGATAGCGGCCAAACCCGATGTGATTGCGCATAATCTTGAAACCGTGGCCCGGCTTTCTAAACAGGTGCGTGATGCCAAAGCGTCTTACCAAGGTTCATTAAACGTACTGGCGTATATCAAACAAAAAGATCCCAGCCGCTATACAAAATCGGCGCTGATGTTGGGCTTGGGTGAAACCGATGCAGAAGTTGAACAGGCCCTGAATGATTTGCGTGCCTACCAAACAGATATTCTCACCATCGGTCAATATTTACAACCCACCTCCAAACACCTGCCCGTACTGGATTTTATTCCCCCAGAAAAATTTGCCGAATGGCAAAAAATATGTGAAGACAAAGGCTTTCTCTATACCGCCTCAGGCCCGCTGGTTCGCAGTTCTTACCGGGCCGGAGAACTCTTTGTCAAAAACCTGCTGCTGAAGGAGAAAAACGATGATTGA
- a CDS encoding octanoyltransferase: MISKVNRPLEIQDLGLRDYAEIWQLQKELVEKRARQEIPDQLLLVEHPAVFTCGRRLRAETLQDLPAFPLYEIERGGELSFHEPGQLVGYPIIWLPPEKRDLRAFLSRLEKTLILTLKDLDFQAHSHPEAGHTGVWLKDRKIASIGIAVRRWVTWHGFALNINNSLTMIQGLNPCGFPAEVMISLKEAGQREYNMEYIKERVKIHFQELLATS, from the coding sequence ATAATCAGTAAGGTGAATCGCCCCCTGGAAATTCAGGATCTGGGGCTGCGGGATTACGCGGAAATCTGGCAGTTGCAGAAAGAGCTGGTTGAAAAACGGGCCCGTCAGGAAATCCCCGACCAACTGCTGCTGGTAGAACATCCCGCCGTTTTCACCTGTGGCCGTCGGCTGCGTGCTGAAACTCTACAAGATCTCCCCGCTTTTCCTCTCTATGAAATAGAAAGGGGCGGTGAACTCTCTTTTCATGAACCCGGTCAATTGGTAGGGTATCCGATAATCTGGCTCCCCCCTGAAAAACGTGATTTGCGTGCTTTTTTAAGCCGCTTGGAAAAGACCCTGATTCTCACCCTGAAAGATTTGGATTTTCAAGCCCACAGCCATCCAGAAGCCGGTCATACCGGCGTCTGGCTCAAGGATCGAAAAATCGCCTCGATCGGGATTGCGGTCAGACGCTGGGTCACCTGGCATGGTTTTGCTCTGAATATCAATAATTCCCTGACCATGATCCAAGGGCTGAATCCCTGTGGTTTTCCTGCTGAAGTGATGATCTCACTCAAAGAAGCTGGGCAAAGAGAGTACAATATGGAATATATTAAGGAACGGGTAAAAATTCATTTTCAGGAACTTCTGGCAACGTCATGA
- a CDS encoding chemotaxis response regulator protein-glutamate methylesterase, which translates to MSKQASYPDAIRVLVVDDSVFAQRILRQLLQNEPGIEVLDTPASGINALQRVKHLKPDVITLSAEEETQILQILTQIDSECPTPVIVLSSQTDQTQEVARKALQLGAYDLFPRPNSDNELELQKLRSELIRKIRSAGQLSRQSKRLALQRSRPRLKTQTTLSQKALAKMTTGVAKAVVIGTSTGGPQALHSLFSELPAGFPLPILVVQHMLPNFTQSLAESLHAVSALEIREARQGDILMPGRVLVAPANYHMELDRRGRIELNQKPPHCGVRPAVDMTLISASRFFQGKVLGVILTGMGQDGLEGIRALHEAGGRCLAEEASSCVVYGMPRAIIENHLADEIAPLPQIAHRIQYLLSEWHV; encoded by the coding sequence ATGAGTAAGCAGGCCTCTTATCCAGACGCTATCCGGGTTCTGGTTGTGGATGATTCTGTTTTCGCACAAAGAATTTTGCGTCAATTGCTACAAAATGAACCTGGCATAGAAGTACTCGATACACCCGCAAGTGGAATCAATGCCTTACAGCGGGTTAAACATCTGAAACCTGATGTCATCACCCTTTCTGCTGAAGAGGAAACTCAAATCTTACAAATTCTCACCCAAATTGACAGTGAATGCCCAACGCCTGTGATTGTACTCAGCTCTCAAACAGATCAAACCCAAGAAGTGGCACGAAAAGCCTTGCAGTTGGGAGCCTATGATCTCTTTCCCCGTCCAAACTCAGACAATGAACTTGAACTACAAAAATTGCGCAGCGAACTCATTCGCAAAATTCGCAGCGCAGGTCAGCTTTCTCGTCAATCCAAGCGTTTGGCATTGCAGCGTTCTCGCCCGCGCCTGAAAACCCAAACAACCCTTTCCCAAAAAGCTCTGGCAAAAATGACCACAGGCGTGGCCAAAGCGGTGGTGATCGGAACCTCCACAGGCGGCCCCCAAGCCCTACACAGCTTATTTTCAGAATTGCCCGCCGGCTTTCCCTTGCCCATTCTGGTGGTTCAACATATGCTGCCCAATTTCACCCAATCTCTTGCAGAAAGCCTGCATGCCGTTTCAGCCCTTGAAATCCGTGAAGCCCGCCAGGGAGATATTCTCATGCCCGGCCGGGTTCTGGTGGCGCCAGCAAACTACCATATGGAATTGGATCGCCGCGGGCGGATTGAACTGAATCAAAAGCCACCGCATTGTGGTGTACGCCCAGCTGTCGACATGACCTTGATTTCAGCCAGTCGCTTTTTTCAAGGCAAAGTCTTGGGCGTGATTTTAACCGGCATGGGCCAAGACGGTCTGGAAGGCATTCGGGCCTTGCATGAGGCGGGTGGGCGCTGCTTGGCTGAAGAGGCCTCGAGTTGCGTGGTCTACGGCATGCCCCGCGCAATCATCGAAAACCACCTCGCCGATGAGATCGCGCCCCTGCCCCAAATTGCCCACCGGATTCAATATCTGCTCAGTGAATGGCACGTCTGA
- a CDS encoding bifunctional DNA-formamidopyrimidine glycosylase/DNA-(apurinic or apyrimidinic site) lyase, with protein sequence MPELPEVEVVRQGLEAQLLHKQIEGVEIYTPHITQPDPESWSEALTGQKLMALERRAKYLILRLSQDCLLVHLRMTGQMLLQANQSPQAEPREALVLPFTYYRKPVLDLPDKHTHLRLGFSGGIQLYFRDIRKFGRVEKLLPEALTEHPGLAKLGVEPLGSEYTWKHFQGLLQGQRAIKAFLLDQTRIAGLGNIYVDEALFEAGIRPQRPVASLRPAEAKRLFAAIPKILEKAIASGGTTLKDYLHPDGKGGEHQEELKVYGRGKMPCLRCGQLLEKTVVAQRGTHFCAHCQQ encoded by the coding sequence ATGCCTGAATTGCCCGAAGTTGAAGTTGTTCGTCAAGGCCTCGAAGCCCAACTTCTGCACAAGCAGATTGAAGGGGTCGAGATCTATACCCCCCATATTACCCAGCCGGATCCAGAGAGCTGGTCTGAGGCATTGACAGGACAAAAACTCATGGCCCTGGAACGCCGGGCCAAGTATCTGATTCTGCGTTTGAGTCAGGATTGTCTGCTGGTACATCTGCGTATGACGGGACAGATGCTCCTGCAAGCCAACCAAAGCCCTCAGGCTGAACCGCGCGAGGCCTTGGTGCTGCCTTTTACCTATTACCGCAAGCCTGTGCTTGATTTGCCTGATAAACATACCCATCTGCGCCTGGGTTTTTCAGGGGGGATCCAGCTGTATTTCAGAGATATCCGCAAATTTGGGCGCGTAGAGAAACTCTTGCCAGAGGCTTTGACGGAACACCCTGGTTTGGCCAAGTTGGGGGTTGAACCCTTGGGGTCTGAATATACCTGGAAACATTTTCAAGGCCTTTTACAGGGGCAGCGGGCGATCAAGGCTTTTTTACTTGATCAGACCCGGATTGCGGGCTTGGGCAATATTTATGTGGATGAAGCTCTTTTTGAAGCTGGCATTCGCCCCCAACGGCCGGTGGCCAGTCTGCGGCCTGCAGAGGCCAAGCGCCTGTTTGCCGCCATTCCCAAAATTCTTGAGAAAGCGATTGCCAGTGGCGGCACAACACTGAAAGACTATCTGCACCCCGATGGAAAAGGCGGAGAGCACCAGGAAGAGTTAAAGGTGTATGGGCGCGGAAAAATGCCTTGCCTGCGGTGTGGACAGCTGCTCGAAAAAACAGTGGTGGCGCAAAGAGGAACGCATTTCTGTGCCCATTGCCAGCAATAG
- a CDS encoding endonuclease V: MPELKFHLNPDWNLSLEEALAFQSDGAEKVCLSDAFSEIQTVAGVDIAYAKDSELLIAGGVVLHAQTLEVLEKAYYVGNSVFPYQPGLFSFREVPPLLKALEQLSCLPDLIVCDGHGRAHPRRFGLASHLGLLLDIPTIGCGKTPLLKPEYEPGPERGARSPVQLNGETVGVALRTQPAIRPVYVSVGHRISLETACDWILRLSERYRQPETTRQANSYVNQLRQAGLKI; encoded by the coding sequence ATGCCCGAATTGAAGTTTCACCTGAATCCTGACTGGAATCTCAGTCTTGAAGAGGCCTTGGCTTTTCAGTCTGATGGGGCAGAAAAAGTCTGTCTAAGCGATGCTTTTTCTGAAATTCAGACGGTTGCAGGGGTTGATATTGCCTATGCAAAGGATTCTGAACTCTTGATTGCGGGGGGGGTGGTGCTCCATGCGCAGACGCTGGAAGTGCTTGAAAAAGCGTATTATGTAGGGAATTCAGTTTTTCCCTATCAGCCGGGGCTTTTCTCTTTTCGAGAAGTGCCCCCTTTGTTAAAAGCGTTAGAGCAGCTTTCCTGTTTGCCCGATCTGATTGTTTGTGATGGCCATGGTCGGGCGCATCCTCGCCGTTTTGGCCTGGCCTCGCATCTGGGGCTTTTGCTGGATATTCCTACGATAGGCTGCGGCAAAACGCCTTTGCTCAAACCTGAGTATGAGCCAGGCCCAGAGCGTGGCGCACGCAGCCCAGTACAATTGAACGGAGAGACTGTGGGTGTGGCCTTGCGTACCCAGCCCGCTATTCGCCCGGTTTATGTTTCTGTGGGCCACCGTATCAGCCTTGAAACGGCCTGTGATTGGATTTTGCGTTTGAGTGAACGCTATCGCCAGCCAGAAACCACGCGCCAGGCTAATAGCTATGTCAATCAACTGCGTCAGGCGGGTTTAAAGATTTAA